GGAGCGGTTTTCAATACGTTTGGCGCACCCGGACGCCCCGCTCGGCCAGGAAGGCTTTGCAGTCCCGAATCGTGTATTCCTGGTAGTGAAAAATCGACGCGGCCAGGGCTGCATCCGCCCGCCCCTGGGTCAGGCCGTCATAGATGTGTGCGAGGCTGCCCACGCCGCCCGAGGCAATGACCGGGATGCTGACCGCATCGGCAATCGCCCGGGTCAGGGCGATATCATAGCCGGCCTTGGTGCCGTCTCTGTCCATGCTGGTGAGCAGAATTTCGCCCGAGCCATAGGTTTCCATGCGTTGCGCCCACTCAACCGCGTCAATCCCGGTCGGCGTGCGTCCGCCGTGGACGTACACCTCCCAGGCCGGCTGCTCGGTCGCAGTTCCGGCCTCCGGGCGCTTGCGTTTGGCGTCAATGGCCACCACCGTACACTGGGCGCCAAAGCGTTCGGCGGCTTCCTTGACGAACTCGGGGCGGTCCACGGCTGCGGTGTTGATCGACACCTTATCGGCCCCGGCGTTCAACAGATCGCGGATGTCCTGAATCTCGCGTACCCCGCCGCCGACGGTAAGCGGCATAAAGACCGTTTCTGCCGTACGCTGGACCACGTGCAGCATGATTTTGCGTCGTTCGTGGGAGGCCGTGATGTCCAGAAAGGTCAGCTCGTCCGCGCCCTCGTCATTATAGCGCTGGGCGACCTCGACCGGGTCGCCGGCGTCGCGCAGATTGACGAAATTAATCCCTTTGACCACCCGGCCGTCTTTGACATCCAGGCACGGAATAATGCGTTTGCTCAGCATGCCGGAAGTGTCAGAGCTTTGACCCCAAGAGTCAAGGGCGGGGGCCGAACCTCCGGCCTCGGTCAAAATCTGATCCTGAGGCCGACCGTCACAACCCGGCCTGGCTCAAACACCTCCCGCTCGCTGAACGGGTTCTCGCGGGTCATATGCTCGTGATAGTTCTTGTCGAACAGGTTGACGACGTTGATCGTCAGTTCGTGACGCCCCAGAAAACGCCAGCCCGCGCTGAGATCGGCGGTCACAAAGCCCGGCGTGGTATTCTCGCCAAAGGCTGAGTCAATCCGGTGCTGGCTCTGGACGAGCCGGACCGTCGGGTGCAACCACACGCCCCAGTCGGCGTGCTCGTAGCGGACGCCCAGCCTGCCCTCCAGCGGCGGTATCTCGGGCAGGGCTGTGTTGTCCGCCTCGTTTTCGGCGTACACATAGGCAAAGGCGCCGCTCACGGTCACATCCTCGCGGACGGCGTAGCTCAGACCCAGGTCCGCCCCGATCAGGGCGGCGTGAGCGATATTGCGAAAACCGCGCAGGTTGCACGGCCCGTGCGGACACGGGAACTGGCTGTCCAGGATATACTGCAAAATATAGTCGTCGATGCGGTTGTAGAAAAACGTGCCGTCCACGGCTAGTCGGCCCCACCGGGCGCGCAGGCCGACATCGACCTCCAGGCTCTCTTCCGGGTCAAGACCGGGGTTGCCGACGTAGAAGCCGCCCGGCCCGGGCCCCAGAGCGAAATACCGTTCGGTCGCGTCGGCCGTCCGCACCGCCCGTCCGAGCCCGACGAACAGGTCGAGCCACGACACGGGGGAGTAGATCAGGCGCCCGTTGGCGCTCACATTCGTCTCGAACGCCTCGACATCATCCGCCCCGGCGGCGTAGAAACGCTGGTAGGCCAGACGGGTATCCACATCCGGCTTGGCGCCGGCATCGACGAAATCCACCCGCGTGCCGACCACCAGCCGCCACTGCGGAGCGAACCGATAGTCGTACTCGCCGAAAATACCGCCGTCCATGATGTGGGTATCCGGCCAGACGTGAAAATAGCGGGTCATGCCGGCCATGGCCCCGCTCAAGAACGACACATGGTTCGTGCCCTCGCGTTCGAGCCGATACACGTCGCCGCCAATGGCCAGCCGCCCGCCAAAGCTGGGCAGCAGGTTCGCCTGGACGCGCCCGCCAAACGTCCGGGCGTCGAGCGGCAGCACAATGCGTCTGACCGGGTGGGCGTGGCCTGCATGTCCGGCGTCGTGGCTGGCGTCCATCATGTGCGCATCGTGGCCGTTGCTCGTCATATGCTCGCCGTGGCCGCTCGCCATCATGTGGTCGTCGTGGCCGTTGCCTGTCATCATGTGGTCGTCATGTCCGGGGGGGTGGCCGCGCCGGTCCATGTTGCCGGGGCCGGAGCCGTCCTGCCTGCCTCCGCCGGCACCGCTCCCGGCCCGATGGGGCTTGTGTTCGTTGTTCATCCGATGGTGCACGTAGTTGTAGTAGCCGGTGAATTCCAGGCTGTGGACGAAGGGGAGGGGCTTGCGGATGGTGTACGTCACCGAGCCGAGATAGGCGTCGTCTTCTTCCAGGTGCAGGGGCAGGGTGGCGAAGCGCGCGTCCCGGTCCGACTCGCGGCTCACGGACAGACGCAAACGATGGTGCGTGTGGGGTTGCCAGAGGAGGCTGCCGGACACCGATTGGCTCTGAAAGCCCGCCTGAATACGTTCTCCGTCACCGGACTCATAGTCCTGGTAATCGCGATAGCTGGCCGACACACGAAAGGCCAGGTTCGGTCCGCCGGCAGCGACCGACGCCAGCGTGGCAAAGCCGTTGTAATTGCTGGCGTACAGGCTGCCGAGGGAACCGTTCGCATACCAGGCGGGCGACAGCTCGGGCTGCTTGGTCACCAGATTGATCGTTCCGCCTATGCTGCTCGGCCCACGGGTGACCGAGTACGGCCCCTTGATGACCTCGATCGCCTCAAGCTCTTCGACTTCCAGGAGTGAGGTCGGGGGGTCCATGCGGAACGGCCCGCCGCCCCATATCTTGGTGCCGTTGGTCAGCACGCTTAAGCGGTCCTCACGCAAGCCGCGAATCATCGGATCGAGATGCATCCCGCCGATGCGCTTACCCGTGACGCCGGGGACGCGTGCCTTCAGGATTTCGGCTACATCCTTGGCCTGCCGGTCTCGTACCTCCTCGGCCGACACCACCGCAGTCGCCGCACCGGCGACAGGGGTCAGGCGTTCGGCGGAAACGGTGACGGGTTCGAGTGCTACAGCTTCGGTTTGGCTCGCCCGGGTCTCGGCCTCTTGGGCATCCTGGGCCTCTTGGGCCGTGGCCGGCCGGGCCAGGGCGACGATCCCGAGGCCGACAAAGACATAACTCCACACCCGCCGTCGGCGGGTGGATTCATACACATCAGACATATCCCTGTTCTCCATACACGGCCGGACGCGCGGGTGGTCCGGCCATAGCCCGGCCGGCGGCCATACGTGCTCGGCTCGGGCGTGTTGCTCAGGCTGTCGGTCACGACAACCCGCAGATGCGAAGATCAGACCGCAAACGGAGAACGTGGCGGGGGGGGAGGGGGGGCGAGGGTGATATCAGTCGGCCGCGCAAACGCTGACGGTGTGTGCGGCTGCTGAGTGGGTGTTATGCTCAGCCGGACGGGGTGGGTGAGTACAAAGCGGGAAGAGTCGGCGGACGGCTGGGCGGTCGGGCCTGAGGGATGGCAGGTGCGCAGGGCGCAGCCGAGGCTGGGAGCTGTTTTGTGGCGGGTGTGTGGACAATCCGGCGTGTGAGACGCGGTGTGGGCCTGCGGGCCATACGAAATGGGGCAGTACTGCCCGCTCTGGCAGCAGGCGTGCGGGTCTGCGGCGAGCGCGGTGTGGACGCCGCGCAGCAGCCAGCCGGGTCCGATCAGGCTGAGGACCAGGATCGCGCTGAGACACCGCTCAATGTAAGGACAGCCTCGCAAAGACACTCCTGCCGGCATGTGGCCGAAACACTTCAGGCGCCGTCAATCGTCCGCGAAAAATCTCCCTCAGTCCCCCTTTGGCAAAGCCGGAAGCCTGTCCTGAGCCCCGTCGAAGGGCGCGAAGCGCAGGGGGATGTGTCGAGGCGGAAAGGCGGCACCTGCCCCTCAATTGGCCTCAATCGCATATACCCGATAGGTCACCGAGTTCGGGGCCAGCCGCCCCTCGCCGGCCGCCATCAGATTGTTGAGCCAGGCGTAGCGTTCGTCGCCGGTCTCAAACTCCAGCTGGGAGATCCAGTACGTATCGCCGAACTCGCTTGCACCCCGCTGCTCAAACAGGACGGCTTGGAGTTTGTCGTTCATCACCATGCGGGCGCGATACGAGACGTAGATGAACGCCCCGTCGTCCGTCTCCAGGACGATACGGACATCGAGCCGGCCATTCCCGTCAGCATCGATCAGCGCCCAGTCCGCGCCGCTGGGCAGGACCTTGCCGGACAGACGCGGGCCGGAGAAGCTGCCGCCGAGGATATCGGCGACGATGCGCTGTCCCAGCGGGCCGCGACCGACTGTGGTCGGGGTTCTGAACTCGGCCGTCCAGTCAAACAGATGTTCCAGATGCATGCGTGATTCCCTTCCTGAATACTGGGATATTCTTACGCGCTGCGCAGGGCCGCGCCGATCCGCTCCAGCGCCGTCTCGACATTCTGGCGGCTGTTAAAGGCGCTGATTCGGGCATAGCCCTCGCCGCACTTGCCAAAGCCCGCGCCCGGCGTGCACACCACCCCGGCCTTGTCCAGCAGCAGGTCAAAGAACTGCCACGAGTCGGTGTTGGCCTTGATCCAGACATACGGAGCGTGCTCCCCGCCCACACAGGCGTAGCCGAGATCGCTCATGGTCTGGCGAATCAGCGCCGCGTTGGCCATATAATAATCGCTCAGCTCCCGGACCTGGCGCTTGCCGTCCGGGGAATACACGGCCTCGGCCGCGCGCTGAACCGGGTAGGACACGCCGTTGAACTTGGTCGACTGGCGCCGGTCCCACAGGCCGTGCAGCGGGTGAGCCGTGCCCTGCGAGTCATAGACCTGACACTGTCTGGGCACGATGGTGTAGGCGCAGCGGGTGCCGGTAAAGCCGGCCGTCTTGGAAAAGCTGCGGAACTCGACCGCGACCTCTTTTGCCCCCTCAAGCTCGTAGATGCTCTGGGGCAGGCTGGCGTCGCGGATAAACTCGACATAGGCCGCGTCGTACAGAATCAGGGCCTTATTCTCTCGGGCATAGTCCACCCACGGCCGCAGCTGATCCCTGGTCACCATGCTGCCGGTCGGATTGTTGGGAAAGCACAGATAGATGGCGTCAACCTTGCCCTCGGGCGGGGCGGGAATGTAGTCGTTATCCTGGGTCGATTCCAGATACACCAGACCCTGGTAGCGGCCGTCCTGCCAGCCGCTGGAGCGACCGGCCATGACATTCGTGTCTACATAGACCGGATAGACCGGGTCCGGAACCGCGATCCGGGTGTCCGGGGCGAATAGCTCCTGGAAGTTGCCGGAATCGCACTTGGCGCCATCGCTGATAAAGACCTCGTCGGCCGCAATGTCAATCCCGCGCGCCTGAAAGTCGTGCTCGGCAACGGTCTGGCGCAAAAAATCATAGCCCAGCTCCGGGCCGTAGCCGCGAAAGCTCGCGTCCTCGGCCATCTCGTCGACCGCAGCGTGCAGGGCGGTGATGCACGCCGCAGGCAGGGCGCGGGTCACGTCGCCAATGCCCAGCCGGATCACGTCCCGGTCGGGATGGTTATCCTGAAACGCGGTGACCCGTTTGGCGATGTCCGAAAACAGATACGACGCCTGGAGCTGGAGATAGTTTTCATTCATGACGATCATGCGCGACGTCCTCCTCGTGCTGTAGCGTGTGTCAGAAAGTCAAAAAAAAGGAAAGTAGGGCCTCATTCCGAGGGGCTGTCCGCAGGCGCCAGATCGCGCGCGGCCGGATAGCCGGGGATGCCGACTGCGGCCCGGCCGGCGCGGACAATCGCCTCGGCCATGACCTCGGCGGCCAGCGCTCCAATCTGGAGGAGCGAAGCCTGCGGCGTGCCTGCCGGCTGATGCGTGCCGGTGGCCAGGGCAAAAATCGTATCCCCGTCATACGGCGTATGGACCGGGTTGATGGCCCGGGCAAAACCGGCGTGGGCCATCTGGGCGAGCGTGGTGGCCTCGACCTTGGTCAGCCGCGCGTTGGTGGCCACGATACCGATTGTGGTGTTCTCAGCGCTGCGGGTCTGGGTGGGGCCGGCCAAGCGCAGCAGGCGGCGGCTGTCGGCCAAGGCCGTGCCGTCCTNNNNNNNNNNNNNNNNNNNNNNNNNNNTCGCCCAATGCGTTGACCGCTACCAGCGCGGCAACCGTCAGGCCGTCCGCCAGGCTGACGGACGCGGTGCCCAGACCGGACTTCATGGCACGCCCGGCGCCGGCCAGCTTGCCGACGGTTGCCCCGGCCCCGGCGCCGACATTGCCCTCGACCACCGGGCCGCTGGTGGCCGCCTGGGCCGCCCGGTAGCCGCACTCGGCGGTGGGGCGGACGCTGGCGTCGCCAACGCCCAGGTCGTACAGGATGGCGGCCGGAACGATCGGCACTTTTGCCGCCGGGGTGACAAAACCGATGCCGCGTTCTTCGAGGTAGTGGACGACCCCGCTGGCGGCGGCCAGGCCAAAGGCGCTGCCCCCGGCCAGCACCACGGCGTGAACCCGGTCAACCAGACCGGTCGGCCGCAGCAGGTCGGTCTCGCGGGTACCCGGGGCGGAGCCGCGCACGTCAACCCCGGCCACCGCTCCGTCTTCGACCAGAACGNNNNNNNNNNNNN
The window above is part of the Desulfurellaceae bacterium genome. Proteins encoded here:
- the hisF gene encoding imidazole glycerol phosphate synthase subunit HisF; translated protein: MLSKRIIPCLDVKDGRVVKGINFVNLRDAGDPVEVAQRYNDEGADELTFLDITASHERRKIMLHVVQRTAETVFMPLTVGGGVREIQDIRDLLNAGADKVSINTAAVDRPEFVKEAAERFGAQCTVVAIDAKRKRPEAGTATEQPAWEVYVHGGRTPTGIDAVEWAQRMETYGSGEILLTSMDRDGTKAGYDIALTRAIADAVSIPVIASGGVGSLAHIYDGLTQGRADAALAASIFHYQEYTIRDCKAFLAERGVRVRQTY
- a CDS encoding TonB-dependent receptor; its protein translation is MSDVYESTRRRRVWSYVFVGLGIVALARPATAQEAQDAQEAETRASQTEAVALEPVTVSAERLTPVAGAATAVVSAEEVRDRQAKDVAEILKARVPGVTGKRIGGMHLDPMIRGLREDRLSVLTNGTKIWGGGPFRMDPPTSLLEVEELEAIEVIKGPYSVTRGPSSIGGTINLVTKQPELSPAWYANGSLGSLYASNYNGFATLASVAAGGPNLAFRVSASYRDYQDYESGDGERIQAGFQSQSVSGSLLWQPHTHHRLRLSVSRESDRDARFATLPLHLEEDDAYLGSVTYTIRKPLPFVHSLEFTGYYNYVHHRMNNEHKPHRAGSGAGGGRQDGSGPGNMDRRGHPPGHDDHMMTGNGHDDHMMASGHGEHMTSNGHDAHMMDASHDAGHAGHAHPVRRIVLPLDARTFGGRVQANLLPSFGGRLAIGGDVYRLEREGTNHVSFLSGAMAGMTRYFHVWPDTHIMDGGIFGEYDYRFAPQWRLVVGTRVDFVDAGAKPDVDTRLAYQRFYAAGADDVEAFETNVSANGRLIYSPVSWLDLFVGLGRAVRTADATERYFALGPGPGGFYVGNPGLDPEESLEVDVGLRARWGRLAVDGTFFYNRIDDYILQYILDSQFPCPHGPCNLRGFRNIAHAALIGADLGLSYAVREDVTVSGAFAYVYAENEADNTALPEIPPLEGRLGVRYEHADWGVWLHPTVRLVQSQHRIDSAFGENTTPGFVTADLSAGWRFLGRHELTINVVNLFDKNYHEHMTRENPFSEREVFEPGRVVTVGLRIRF
- a CDS encoding DUF3237 domain-containing protein encodes the protein MHLEHLFDWTAEFRTPTTVGRGPLGQRIVADILGGSFSGPRLSGKVLPSGADWALIDADGNGRLDVRIVLETDDGAFIYVSYRARMVMNDKLQAVLFEQRGASEFGDTYWISQLEFETGDERYAWLNNLMAAGEGRLAPNSVTYRVYAIEAN
- a CDS encoding LL-diaminopimelate aminotransferase, whose product is MIVMNENYLQLQASYLFSDIAKRVTAFQDNHPDRDVIRLGIGDVTRALPAACITALHAAVDEMAEDASFRGYGPELGYDFLRQTVAEHDFQARGIDIAADEVFISDGAKCDSGNFQELFAPDTRIAVPDPVYPVYVDTNVMAGRSSGWQDGRYQGLVYLESTQDNDYIPAPPEGKVDAIYLCFPNNPTGSMVTRDQLRPWVDYARENKALILYDAAYVEFIRDASLPQSIYELEGAKEVAVEFRSFSKTAGFTGTRCAYTIVPRQCQVYDSQGTAHPLHGLWDRRQSTKFNGVSYPVQRAAEAVYSPDGKRQVRELSDYYMANAALIRQTMSDLGYACVGGEHAPYVWIKANTDSWQFFDLLLDKAGVVCTPGAGFGKCGEGYARISAFNSRQNVETALERIGAALRSA
- a CDS encoding P1 family peptidase, which produces DGTALADSRRLLRLAGPTQTRSAENTTIGIVATNARLTKVEATTLAQMAHAGFARAINPVHTPYDGDTIFALATGTHQPAGTPQASLLQIGALAAEVMAEAIVRAGRAAVGIPGYPAARDLAPADSPSE
- a CDS encoding P1 family peptidase, coding for VLVEDGAVAGVDVRGSAPGTRETDLLRPTGLVDRVHAVVLAGGSAFGLAAASGVVHYLEERGIGFVTPAAKVPIVPAAILYDLGVGDASVRPTAECGYRAAQAATSGPVVEGNVGAGAGATVGKLAGAGRAMKSGLGTASVSLADGLTVAALVAVNALG